The Betaproteobacteria bacterium genome contains the following window.
AGGCACCCCGGGTGAGTTATGTGGAGCAATGCCTGAAGGGCCGCCCGGGCCCTGTCATCGCGGCCACGGACTACATGCGCAGCTTGGCGGAAGGGATTCGCCCCTGGGTACCCGCGCGGTACACGGTGCTGGGTACCGATGGATTCGGGCGCTCGGACACGCGCGAGCAACTGCGCCGGTTCTTCGAGGTTGATCGTTACTACGTGACGATCGCCGCGCTCAAGGCGCTGGCGGATGAAGGCAAGATTCCGGCGAAAACCGTGACACAGGCGCTCAAAAAGTACAACATTGACCCTGACAAACCGGCGCCATGGACGGTCTAGGGAAAGCAAACACATTGGGGAGGCAACGTTGGGTGCAGTGAGAGAAGTACTGGTACCGGATATCGGCGATTTCAAGGACATTCCCGTCATCGAAGTCATGGTCAAACCGGGCGACCGGGTGAAGGCGGAGGATTCCCTGGTCACGCTCGAAAGCGACAAGGCCACCATGGATGTGCCCGCTCCCTTCGCGGGCGTGGTGCGCGATCTCAAACTCAAGCTGGGCGACAAGGTATCCGAGGGCGTGTTGGTGTTGACCATCGAGACGGAAGACGCGGCCGCCAGCCCGCCTGTCGCGAAGCCACCCGCACCTGCCGCCGTGGCGCCCGGGGCCTCAGCTCCCGCGCCCGCCGCGATGGCGGCCCCAACTTCGGCCCCAGCGGCAATCGACGAGAAATCCTTTGCCCGCGCCCATGCAAGCCCTGCCGTACGGCGCTTCGCACGTGAATTAGGCGTGGACTTAGGCCAGGTCGGTGGCAAAGGCCCCAAGGGCCGCATCCTCAAGGAGGACATTCAAGAGTTCGTGAAAGGCGCGCTCACCCGGCCCAGCGCCGCTCCTGGCGCGGGGTTGGGCTTCAATCTGCCGGCCATGCCCACTGTGGACTTCGCGAAGTTCGGGCCCGTGGAGAACAAGCCGCTCTCGCGCATCAAGAAGATTTCCGGCGCCAATCTGCACCGCAATTGGGTTTCCATCCCCCACATCACCCAAAACGACGAGATCGACATCACGGAGATGGAGGCCTTCCGCAAGCAGCTTGGCGATGAGGTTCAAGGCGTGAAAATCACGCCCCTCGCCTTTCTGATCAAGGCGGCCGTCGCCGCGCTCAAGCGCTACCCGCAGTTCAATGCCTCGCTCGCGGCCGATGGCGAAAACCTGGTTCTCAAGCAGTACTACCACATCGGTGTGGCGGTCGACACACCCAAGGGCTTGGTGGTACCCGTCATACGCAATGCCGACCAGAAGGGCATCGTGCCATTGGCGAAGGAGTTGGGCGAGACCAGCGCGCGGGCACGCGATGGCAAGCTCGGGCCCGCCGAGATGCAAGGCGGATGCTTCTCCATTTCCAGCTTGGGTGGTATCGGCGGCACGCATTTCACCCCCATCATCAACGCCCCCGAGGTGGCCATTCTCGGGGTGGCGCGCTCCGCCATGAAACCCGTCTGGAAGGACGGGCAGTTCGTGCCACGTTTGATTCTGCCGGTGTCGCTCTCCTACGATCACCGCGTGATCGACGGCGCGGAGGGCGCGCGCTTCGTGAGCTATCTGAACACCGTGCTGAGCGACATCCGCCGCATGATGCTCTAGGCGCGGTTGGCATCCCACAAATCTTGTCCCACGGGCATTCTCGGCGGGACCTTCGACCCCATCCACTACGGCCATTTGCGCCTGGGGGAGGAGTTGGGTGATGCGCTGGGCCTGGAGCACGTAAGGCTGGTTCCGGCGAAACTCCCGCCCCATCGCGCCGAACCCGAGGTCAGCGCGCAACACCGCTTGGCCATGGCCCGCTTGGCGGCTGCCGGAAATCCTCTCTTCGTGGTGGATGACCGGGAGCTGCGCCGCGAAGGGCCCAGTTACACCGCCGACACGCTGCTGGAACTGCGCAATGAATTGGGGAATCAAGTTCCACTATGCCTCATGCTTGGGGTGGATGCCTTCGTGGCGCTCATGACTTGGTCGCGCTGGCGCCAGCTGTTCGATCTGGCACACCTCGTCATCGCAACGCGGCCTGGCTACAGCCTTGAAGTAGGCCAACTCCCCGAGCCCCTGGGTGCCATCACCAGAGAAAGGATCGCCACGGGATTCGGCACAGCGCCCAGCGGCTGCGTCCTCATCAGGGAAATCGCCGCCTTGGACATCTCCGCCAGCAGCATTCGCCAAGCCCTCGCGCGGCGCCATAGCACGCGTTATTTGCTACCCGATTCGGTTCTCGACTATATTCGGGCCCATCATCTATACCGAGGTACGCATGGAGGTTGACCAACTGAAGCAGATCGTCATGAACGCATTGGAGGAAATCAAAGGCCTGGATATTGTCGCTCTCGACACGCACAAGCTCACCGCCATGTTCGATTACGTGGTGGTGGCCACGGGGGATTCCGCCCGCCAAACCAAGGCCCTGGCCATGAACGTGCACGAAAGGGCCAAGGAAGCCGGGGGGCAAGTCGTCGGGATGGAAGGAGAGCAGAGCGGAGACTGGGTGCTGGTGGATCTGGGAAGTATTGTCGTGCACGTCATGCTCCCCGCTGTCCGGGAGTACTACAACCTCGAAGAG
Protein-coding sequences here:
- the rsfS gene encoding ribosome silencing factor; protein product: MEVDQLKQIVMNALEEIKGLDIVALDTHKLTAMFDYVVVATGDSARQTKALAMNVHERAKEAGGQVVGMEGEQSGDWVLVDLGSIVVHVMLPAVREYYNLEELWGSASARRPRKERPAAGANRPTA
- the aceF gene encoding dihydrolipoyllysine-residue acetyltransferase; this encodes MGAVREVLVPDIGDFKDIPVIEVMVKPGDRVKAEDSLVTLESDKATMDVPAPFAGVVRDLKLKLGDKVSEGVLVLTIETEDAAASPPVAKPPAPAAVAPGASAPAPAAMAAPTSAPAAIDEKSFARAHASPAVRRFARELGVDLGQVGGKGPKGRILKEDIQEFVKGALTRPSAAPGAGLGFNLPAMPTVDFAKFGPVENKPLSRIKKISGANLHRNWVSIPHITQNDEIDITEMEAFRKQLGDEVQGVKITPLAFLIKAAVAALKRYPQFNASLAADGENLVLKQYYHIGVAVDTPKGLVVPVIRNADQKGIVPLAKELGETSARARDGKLGPAEMQGGCFSISSLGGIGGTHFTPIINAPEVAILGVARSAMKPVWKDGQFVPRLILPVSLSYDHRVIDGAEGARFVSYLNTVLSDIRRMML
- the nadD gene encoding nicotinate-nucleotide adenylyltransferase, yielding MASHKSCPTGILGGTFDPIHYGHLRLGEELGDALGLEHVRLVPAKLPPHRAEPEVSAQHRLAMARLAAAGNPLFVVDDRELRREGPSYTADTLLELRNELGNQVPLCLMLGVDAFVALMTWSRWRQLFDLAHLVIATRPGYSLEVGQLPEPLGAITRERIATGFGTAPSGCVLIREIAALDISASSIRQALARRHSTRYLLPDSVLDYIRAHHLYRGTHGG